From the genome of Anaerolineae bacterium:
TCATGGCACACAACACGGCCAGCGCCAGCGTGTTGTACATCCGCGCTTCCTGAGACGCCCACCAGAGCAAGGGCGTAAACGTTCCAAGCGCAACAACCAGGGTAGCTGCACCTGGCCCGAACCAGCGGCGAGCAGCCATGCCCATCACAGCCAGCAGCAAAACACCCTGCAGCAGCGATAACGACCGGAGGCCAAACTCCGAATCGCCTATCAGACGTATCCAGATATGCAACAGGAGGTAGTACAGCGGGGGGTTGGTCAGATCGCCAGCAACTGTCTGGAGCAGGGTAGGCCGGGAGGCGGCATACCACGAGTAGCCCTCGTCGAACCAGATGCTCTGGGTATCCAGGTTCCAGGCACGTAGACCGGCTGCAATGAGCAGGAGCACCAGCAGCATCTTGAGCGTATGCGCTTTCATGTCCTGGTCTTCATCTCCGGGCAGGCCTTTGCAGCGCCCGCTTTCCCACGAAGTCAGTGCACCGCGCACGGGTGCACCACGCACGCCAGCAGCATACCATGCCGGTTGCAGACCAGCAATTGCGCATCGTTGCGCGTCACGGCGTGAGGCGGTTGAGGTCGCGGGGGAAAAGCGCCGCCTGGCGGATGTTCTGTAGATCGAGCAGTTGCATGAGGAAACGCTCCAGGCCAATGGCAAATCCGCCGTGCGGCGGCATCCCATGAGCAAACGCTTCAAAGTAGGATGCGAAGTGAGCCGGATCAAGGCCATGTGCGCGGGCAGCGGCCAGATAGTCTTCATAGTGGTGCAGACGCTGGCCACCTGTCACCAGTTCCATACCCCGGAACAGCAGGTCAAACCCGCGTGAGTAGCCGGGGCGCTCCGGATCTGGGTGGGTATAGAACGGGCGCTTGACCAGGGGATAACCGGTAACAAACAGGAAATCGCTGCCGTATTCTGCTTTTGCCCAGTTACCCAGCAGGCGCTCATGTTCTGGCGTCAGGTCAGGAGCGCCCAGGGCATCAGTCATACCAAACTGATCGGTGAGTAAGCGCTGGGCATCAATGATATGGATATCCGGGATGCGTTCGCCAACCTCAGGGATCTGGGCTTTCAGGAGGCTCAACTGCGCCGAGTAATGCGTGGCCAAATGGTTGAGAATGCCTTTGATTACATCGGTCAGCAGTGCCATGACCGTGTAGTGATCCTCGATGAAACCGATTTCCACATCCAGGCTGACATATTCGTTGAGATGCCGGGTTGTGGCGTGTTTCTCGGCACGGAAGACCGGACCAACCTCGTAGACCCGCTCGAAGACCCCGACCATGATTTGCTTGTAGAACTGTGGACTCTGGGCCAGGTAAGCCGTCTGGCCGAAGTAGTCGACGGTGAAGACATTGGCGCCGCTTTCCGTAGCGGAGGCGACCAGTTTGGGAGTCTGAATTTCAACGAAGTCGAGAGCATCTAATGTGGCGCGGAAACCCTGCATCACCCCACTGGCCAGGCGCAGAATGGCTCGCTGATTTAGATGACGCTGGCCGATGACCGCATGATCCAGAAAGGCAGGCTGGTTAGCCCGGATGCGGTTCTTGTTGAGCGAAAAAGGCAGCGGCGTGGTCACAGGTGAGATGACCTGCACACGGTTGTGGTACAGCTCATAGCCTCCTGGCGCTTTCGGCGCGATGACGACCTCTCCTTCAACGGCAATCACGCTTTCGTGCTGAAGGCCATCCAGTGGTTTGAGGTCATTAAGGCTGGTGACGGCCTGGCAGATTCCGCTGCGATCACGCACAACGAGAAAGTTCA
Proteins encoded in this window:
- the aspS gene encoding aspartate--tRNA(Asn) ligase, coding for MQRVLAAQLGDYVGQRVLVQGWLHALRKLGEVNFLVVRDRSGICQAVTSLNDLKPLDGLQHESVIAVEGEVVIAPKAPGGYELYHNRVQVISPVTTPLPFSLNKNRIRANQPAFLDHAVIGQRHLNQRAILRLASGVMQGFRATLDALDFVEIQTPKLVASATESGANVFTVDYFGQTAYLAQSPQFYKQIMVGVFERVYEVGPVFRAEKHATTRHLNEYVSLDVEIGFIEDHYTVMALLTDVIKGILNHLATHYSAQLSLLKAQIPEVGERIPDIHIIDAQRLLTDQFGMTDALGAPDLTPEHERLLGNWAKAEYGSDFLFVTGYPLVKRPFYTHPDPERPGYSRGFDLLFRGMELVTGGQRLHHYEDYLAAARAHGLDPAHFASYFEAFAHGMPPHGGFAIGLERFLMQLLDLQNIRQAALFPRDLNRLTP